In Acanthochromis polyacanthus isolate Apoly-LR-REF ecotype Palm Island chromosome 24, KAUST_Apoly_ChrSc, whole genome shotgun sequence, the DNA window tgtgacagggtctgtgttgacagacgcagaaaatacgtcagggttttgtttaggttgttaatatgtgatagtctgtcgctacttttgaaggtaaaaaaatacttatagtttgctggctgttagttccgccattcatttcgcagattcacctcgaatcacggaagcgccttcatcagcgtcgccggctcattaatatttatgtccgtctaattaatatttatgataagggaaagtgccgtatccgtaggccacaggctccgggtacgggtccgtatctgtagacactaccattcgGATTCATTTAGGACACGGTTTAGTGAGTTGAGACAaaattcagtggttttacatTAGTTTTAAGACGTTGACGACAAACTTCTGACTCATTTTGAACAGGTTTATGTAGTTTGAGCACATTGTGACCCATTTTGGACAGAtcttcagtcatttaggacacgTTTTAAGAACTTTTGCCCTGGTTTTAGTCATGTAAGACAAGACTGAGTCCTTGTAGAGACGTTTTAGGTCATTGtggacacatttcaagtcatttgagTCATGAGTTCTGAATGATTTTGGAGAAACATGGAGTTGTTTTCaactatttctgtcatttaggacacattttaagaACTTTTCCACCAGTTTTAGTCATTAAAGACAATATTAATTTGTTTTAGAGAAGTTTTAGGCAGTTGGTTTGTTGTTTGGAGTCATTTCGGACAcgttttagatcattttggagAAACATGGAGTCATTTTCAACCATTTATGAAGTCATTTAAGACATGTTTTGATTCATTTAGGACACGTTTTATTAGGCTGAAGCAAATTTTAATcgttttaaagaaattttaagACGTGGATGAATTtgggagtcattttgaacaggtttGTGTGGTTCTGGACGGGTTCTGGAGGAGTTAATGTCATTTCGGACACTTTTTAAGAAGGTTTTTAGTCATTAAAGATGAGATTTAGAAGTTTCAAGCGGTTTGTTGTTTGGAGTTATGAAGGACATGCTTTGGATCATTCTGGATCAGTTTCCTCTTTATGGGTAAATTTGGAGTGGTGGTGATGAATAATAAGGTTTCTGTAGATATAAATAtctccatgtttgtgtttgaagcTCCTGCAGACGTCATCATGAAGCCTTCgtctcctcctcgtcctcctcgtcTGTCTCTGCAGAGTCCAGAGCTGCAGTCTGAGTTCTTCAAAggtaaaaacatattttttatttagatttaggAGGTTCTGTGACTGTTTCTCgtagttttctgtctccagAATGTCTTTTTTAGTCTTTTGGACGGTTCCTCGTCTTTTCTTTGCAGAGTTTCGGAACAAACTTCGTCCTCAGAGAGACGTCTGTGATTCTGGTGGTGCCTCCCCTCTGTCCTCCCCCCCGTCCTCCCCTCTGTCCTCCCCCTTCAGTCCAGCTCTGTCCTCCCCCTTCAGTCCAGCTCCATCTCCTTCGTCCTCCTCTTCATCGTCTCCCAGCTCCACCATCAGTCCAGGTGAAGTTACTCTCATTTCtcatgtcatcaaaaatattatattgaggatgaatattttcattttgtgtccgtCTTTGGTGTCTCTATTTGAACAATTTGTGTCTATTGttgcacattttgtttgtgtttgtgtttgttttttgttccttaAATGCTTCAGATTGATGCTCACGCACATTGCTTCAGTTAAATAACTTCCTAGAGACATCATTGTGAATCTTTGAGAGGCTGATGGTCTTTGTACCTCGTAGTTCAGAGCAAAagagtgaaaaacaaactgaagcttCACGTTTTAGAGCTTTTAGAACTGActcactgtttttgttgtcttcagcTCGTCTGTCGCTGTCCAGCCCTGAGCTGCTGTCAGAGCTCAGAGAGTCCAGGACACGCCCCCTCAAACATGTCCCCGCCCACAAGGGAATGACCACCGTCTTCTCTGGACGAGGACGAGGACGAGCACAGGTAAGCAGACCAACACCTTCTCCTGGCTCCTGGTCTTTCTCTGGATCTCCACAGTTATCAGAGGCGTTAGCGTTAGCTCCTAAACCACAAACATCTTCCTCAAGTTCAGATAGTTCAGTAAGAGTTCAGACTGATGATGGATCTCCTGCAGTCTCAAAAACTGAATGCTAGCGTAAAAAACTAAAGTTAGACTAATATTAGCACATGCAAATAAACAGCGTTAGCACAAAAGCTGTGAATGTAAGCATAAAAGGTCtaaatttaatattaaaaaactTGCATGAAATACTAATGTCagcatgaaaaataatttaGCATGAAAAGCTATTCTTAGCAAAAATGcctaacattagcattaaagCTAAGGCTACTACAATTAATTTCATATCTTATTTTAGAATATGAATTAATGTTATCATAAAAACTAAGGTTGGCATATAAGCTAATGATATATGAAATTAAAAGAATGTTAGCATATAAACTGTTAgcatataaaataaagttaGCATATGTACAGATTAACGTTACAACAGGTGGTTAATAAAGTATTGTTGCCCTAAAAACTAATGTTAGTATGTAAACAAATGTAACCATATAAactaatgttagcatgttaaaAATGCTAGCATATAAGCTAATGTTGACATTTCAAGATATATAACCATATAAACTAATGCTAATATGTAAACAATTGCCAGCATATATGTTAATGTTAGTGTGTAAACAGATGTTagcattaaagctaatattagcatgTAAACAAATGTATACATACAAACTAATGTTAGCATATAAACCAATGTTAGCATAAAAGCGTTTAAACAAATGTTAGTTAATATTAGCATGTAAACAAATGCAACCAAGTATACTAATGTTAGCATGTAAACAATTGTTAGAATACAAGCTAATACTAGCATTTAAAGAAATGTAACCATATAAACTAATGTTAGTGTATAAACAGATGGTAGCATAAAAGCTAATTTTAGCACGTAAGCAAATCTATCCATCTAAACTAATACAAGCATGTAAACAAATGTAagcattaaagctaatattagcatgtaaataaatgaaatcatatGAATTTATGCTAACATAAAACCAAATGTTAGCATAAAAACTAATATTAGCATGTAAACTAATGTTACCGTGTAAGCAAATGCATATGAACTCATGTTACTTAGGGTATGAAGAAATATTAGcacaaaagcttttttttttttaggttggCTGATATTAATATGTAAACAAATGCAACTATATAAACAAATGTTAGGATATAAGCTAATATTAGCATGTAAAGAAATGCAACCATATAAATTTATGTTAGTCCGTTAACAAATGTTAGTATAAAAGATAATATTAGCACGTAGACAAATGTTTGCATAAAAGTTAATATAGGCAGGTAAACAAATGTTAGCAAAAAGATTTGTGTTCATCCAGGTAGATTTAAAACTTTTATGAACACCAGGAAACAGATTTTATGTTATTAGCGACACAGTGCCAGCAGTGTTGTGTTTCTAATGAACTTAATTTTCTCCTCCAGAACTCTAACTCCACCCCCAACTCCaaaccagccaatcagaagacTTCACGTTGAATTCCTGAACAACCAGTACCTCAGTCCAACATGGACTCTAATTCTGCTTGAATGATTGTTTTATCCCAATCTGGAATCACCGACCCTGAACCCTTTTAGAACAAGGCTGAAGACTACAATTCCTGGAGCGTCCACTAGAGGCAGACTCCAGAATCTTCAgaacaacatgttaaaaaattcCCAGCAGAAATAAACGTTTTTACAGCCTGGTGTTCAACCGGTCCTGGTCTCTTTGGATAATTTACCCattcatgttggttttaggctgTTTTAGGGGGACCTGGACCTCCAAGTTCAGGATCCGCCCCTGTAGAACCACCTTTAGGGTCATGTTTATTGAAGTACCACTCCAGGTGTGTGCAGGAAAAGATAAATGGCTGGTTCAGTTTTAGTCGTTATTTATTCTTACTCTTAAACCACACAAAGAACTCCAGATCCACGAGACTTCAGATATGAATCATAAAACTACCGATTAGAAGAACCTAATTAGACTAGTCTGGAATGTCCCAAACATTCACTTCAGAGGAGGAACTTGATGAAATTCAGAGATCGCAAAGATGTTCTCTGTCCTCACGATGTCCAGCAACATCTTCAACTTAAagttctccagatgttccaaCAGAGCAAACCTTCTGTTTCCTGGAGTTCAGTCCAGTATCTGCTGGtctttcatgatcaaaactttgATCTGACACTACCGCCGTCTCTCCAAAACCTGTCAAAGTTCACAGTTTCAACGTACTTGAGGCAAATTTAGAAGAGTTTGAGGTTAGGGTTAGTTCCAGGGTTAGTAGGTTAATTACATTAATgataggtaggtaggtaggtttAGTTTTAGAGGTAGGGCTGGAGTTTATTACATCCATGATAGTTTCATAGGGACAGGTTTAGGGTCAGGGTTACTGCCCTTCCTGATACtttgtgtgttaatatccagattatttATTCTTATTCGAGTTCAAGTTTTTCTGGTCGACTTTGAATTTCAACCAAACCCATGAAtttgtttctgttgctgtgATTGGACGTCACCATCCAGGGGCGGAGTTTAGACAGACAAAGGCCAACATGTAGAATTAAGATCAAAGCGACCCGATGACACTGTTTCCTCTTATGACCTCACTTCCTGTTCTGTCCAACTCTTGTTTATGTCATCAGAAGGTTGAACCTCATAGTTTTTAAAGCTGTCCAGGGCTTCCATCATTTGAAATAATAACAAGTGCAGATTTTATTAACATTAGCTGTTAAGTTGTTATGAAAATGTCgtgtttttacatgtttcatGTCATGTAGAGATATTTTTTCATAACTGGTCAAATCACAACCATAAATATGGGTAAATATGTGTTTAGTAGCAGAAATAAATGTTGCAATTTACGTGAAGATGTAATTTCTAATGCAGAATTTTATTCCTAAACTGTCTTACTTGAAAACACTTCATCACACAGAACAAACCAGAATCATCACTGAGGAAAAGCTGTGCTCctttttttcatgtaaactgTGAAATAACAAGAACCTCCATGAGaccatgaaaatttgcaaagaaATGTATGAAGATGCTGCTTTCCAGAAGTTTTATTGGTCTTCAGAATCATTTTCTGATTACAAACTTGTGCTTTTCTTCCTTCTTGTTGATTCTTGTATAAACCACAGTAATGGATTCCTGCTGGAACTACGATTAAACCTGATGgaaaatcagagtttctgtccGACTCTTTTTCTCTGATGACCTGTTGATGCTTTTTCTCATTTCCTGTCGTCTGAACAATATTATAAAGGCAGAAGTCCGCTTTCATGTGGCCAGAGTGTCAGAATAAGAGGTAATATGCAGGTTTTGAGACTTTTGCCATCCagattattgatatttttgtattatttctcCAAATTTTTGAGACTTTTGTTCATTAATATcaaggtttttgacattttgacattAACATCCAAGTTACATGAACCTTTAACCTGCCCTCCAAATGGCACATCAGGGCTAACCAGGTAGACTATATTTAGAACAAGGCAGTCTTTACATATAACAGGTGTCTGTGTCCAAATAAGAGAGAGAgtagacagactgactgagagACAGAgctgacagacacagagagagagagagagacagacagacggagagagagagacttggTTTGCTTCGGCAGACACAGAAGACACTGCATAGTGTAGCTGCTCTTTTGCGACGCGTGTAGGCTAAACATGCTCCGTATGTGAGGTCACGGGtgttccccctcctcctcctccacagcgCACACCGTTGTTGCCATAGATATGAATCATATCTATGGTTGTTGCCTCTGcaatttttattgtgtgttcTCCTCTGTCCATAGGTCTGTGAGCGTCACAGATACGAGCCGGCAGCTACGCAGTTGTGCGGTCATGTAACTGAATGACGACCTCTGATTGGTGAAATACAGTCATGTGGTAGAACTTTTTGTGGAAGTGTGTATCGAGCACAATAAAAAAGTATATGCGTTATCACTTGGATAACAAGAGAAGTAACGAGCCGTGAAGTGCAGAGTTGCGTTTCATATCCACAAACATACtcaagtaaaagcaaaaaagtattgtgctttaaatttattcataaaagtacaatttatcaaaaaaaactactcaagtaaatgtaacggagtaaatgtaactcgttacttactacccacctctggcAGTAGTATCCAGGTTTTAAGATttgtgcattgattttaatgttttatgaaacattttttgtgcTAATTATCTAAATACTATCTAGAATTAAGCGTTTGTATCCATGTAGTTTACatatttgtgcattaatatgCAGGTTTTTCATGCTTTTAATACACGTGCACTAAGTGCAGTTCCTGTGGACCACCAGGGGGCGCTGAACGTTCCGCTGAACACCAAACGGAAGTAAAGCGGACCGGAAGTGTCGTTGGTCCATCTGTGAGTGGCGGCGGGACAGCTGCGTTAGCTACTTAGCTTGTTGATCGTTTTCAGGTAAAAACGTCTAAAACTCATTTTTCTACTCCGTCCGGCTTCAGGAGGAGCAGCGGGCGGACCGGAAAGAGAAAAACCCGCTTTTAGGTGTTAGCAGGCGGCGCTAGCTCTGATGCTAAGCTGCTGATTAGCCGCTGTTAGCTTCGGCCGGCTAGCGGGATGCTAACAGGCAGCGCTAGTTTTACCTGTTAGCGGTGATAAACTTTAactacagtttgtgttttcagtgtgaagTCGCTGTTAGTTTGTGTTCGGTTGAGGAGTTCAGGTTGACGCTTAAGGAAGGAGTTCAAGGAGTTGGAGCTAGCAAGCTAACAGGCTAGCAGCTGCTTATTGTTTGTcgtcttgttgtttttcttcttcttgaggCCCAGACCACCACAGGAATCTGTCAGATggatgtaaaatgtgttttagacAAACTAAGATCACTTTCTGAGCCGGTCTGgatcagaaaacaacaaaaaatcagacattagacCCATAATATTCTGcgcatttttttcagtatttattctgtactgtctttaaacttttttttctctcatttggagctgctgctgtaacagtgaactttccccactttgggatcaataaagttgatCTTATGTTCCTGTACCAGTATTTATTAGAAATAGTCTGTAGTACTATCCAGGtcattatttatgtgtttagACAGTTTTATGACACTTTTGTGGATAAATATCCAGATTATTTATACTTGTCGATGTGAATATTGATATTAATGGTAGTTTTGTTGGTTATTATTAGGactatttatgtttttgtctgcTTATATCCAGGTTAGTTATGTTTCTGTGTATTAATATTCAGTTTGTATTTATGTGTGAATGTTTATATAAATGATATTGTTGAGCGTTAATATTGGGGCTGGATCTAAATATTTGGTCGTTATGGTGGTatctaaatattaattttgagatccgaatattcagatgaCTGAAACACAACTCAGTAGGAAATaccggtgaaaatgtaaactatACGTCTGATTTATGTCCGGGAGTGGACTTTGAATGTAGCATGATCCAgtgcaaatgtaaataaataaaataaactgtataTAAACCCGTCTTACAGCTGAGTGACGACGTATTCTTCCACTCACCGACTGGTTCCCTTGAACCAACGAAATGCCGTAAACAGAGGACCTTCTGTGTTTGTCCTTTTGTCTGTCAGTGTCCAAGTTATTGATTCTTTTCTATGTTAATGTCAGgattttgtatgttttggtGTCTTAAAGGCTCCTTTTATTGCATGTTATCACATCTAATTTTTGGCATGTTTCTAAGTATCGGTAGCGTGTTTTCTATGTAATGAAGTCGGTCTGTGGTTTTAGCTCCAGGTTCTTCTAATCAGAcgtataaaaagaaaatatttctgtatAGCTAGCGTTACTCAggattttctgttgtttttttaaagcacatgTACGATATTTATCCTTGATAAATACCAATCAGTATCAGCAGATACAAACCCAAAGGTGTAGCTCTTTGAAGTGTTACAGTCTGAGTGAGTGAttggtaaaaataaagaactgaTCACGTTCTTATTGATCTGCTCCCTGACAGTGAATCGCTTCGATCTGATGGGCGACAGCGATGACGAGTTCGACCGGAGGAGGCGGGACAAGTTCAGGAGGGAACGCAGCGACATGGAGAGGTCCAGGGAGCGGGACGACCGGAGGAGGGACGACTGGCCCGACAGGTAGCTTCCTGTCCCCACGGGTAGCTTCCTGTCCCCACGGGTAGCTTCCTGTCCCCACGGGTAGCTTCCTGTCCCCACGGGTAGCTTCCTGTCCCCACGGGTAGCTTCCTGTCCCCACGGGTAGCTTCCTGTCCCCACGGGTAGCTTCCTGTCCCCACGGGTAGCCTCCTGTCCCCACTGGTAGCTTCCTGTCCCCACGGGTAGCCTCCTGTCCCCACGGGTAGCCTCCTGTCCCCACGGGTAGCCTCCTGTCCCCACGGGTAGCCTCCTGTCCCCACTGGTAGCTTCCTGTCCCCACGGGTAGCCTCCTGTCCCCACGGGTAGCCTCCTGTCCCCACGGGCAGCGTCCTGTCCCCACGGGTAGCTTCCTGTCCCCACGGGTAGCTTCCTGTCCCCACGGGTAGCCTCCTGTCCCCACGGGTAGCCTCCTGTCCCCACGGGTAGCCTCCTGTCCCCACGGGTAGCCTCCTGTCCCCACGGGCAGCGTCCTGTCCCCACGGGCAGCTTCCTGTCCCCACGGGTAGCTTCCTGTCCCCACGGGTAGCTTCCTGTCCCCACGGGTAGCCTCCTGTCCCCACGGGTAGCCTCCTGTCCCCACGGGCAGCCTCCTGTCCCCACGGGCAGCGTCCTGTCCCCACGGGCAGCGTCCTGTCCCCACGGGTAGTCTCCTGTCCCCACGGGTAGTCTCCTGTCCCCACGGGTAGTCTCCTGTCCCCACGGGTAACTTCCTGTCCCCACGGGTAGCGTCCTGTCCCCACGGGTAGCGTCCTGTCCCCACGGGTAGCGTCCTGTCCCCACGGGTAGCTTCCTGTCCCCACGGGTAGCTTCCTGTCCCCACGGGTAGCTTCCTGTCCCCACGGGTAGTTTCCTGTCCCCACGGGTAGCTTCCTGTCCCCACGGGTAGCTTCCTGTCCCCACGGGCAGCTTCCTGTCCCCACGGGCAGCTTCCTGTCCCCACGGGTAGCGTCCTGTCCCCACGGGTAGCTTCCTGTCCCCACGGGTAACTTCCTGTCCCCACAGGTAGCTTCCTGTCCCCACGGGTAACTTCCTGTCCCCACAGGTAGCTTCCTGTCCCCACGGGTAACTTCCTGTCCCCACAGGTAGCTTCCATTCACACCTGTGGTTCATGGTATCAATATCTTTCTCAGGTTTTTATTCTTGCTTCTTTTGTCTCCTCTGTGCCATGTTTGtaatttctgcatcttttttcatttttcatgttttgtttgtttatttttgtcattttttcctcagctgttttgtaatttgtgtctaattttggtgactttttgatgtgtttgtgggcattttctaattgtctttttgtgtaacttttacatcttttactttatttttgcagcttttttgtgTCATACAGTGGAGATGAAACGTTTGGGCAGCCTAGGTAAAAACTTGCATTAATGTGCATAAAGAAGCCAGGAAAgataaaaaaatctccaaaatgcatcaaattacagatgagacattcttgtaatatgttaaaaaagttagattttatttccgtcatttacagtttgaaaataacagaaaactcaaTAATGCAgtctgcaaaagtttgggcaccctgCAGAGTTAATACCATACATGGCAATTTctgccgatttaatttcaaatttaaacatttctgtgaatcgtctaaatccGTTGAGAAAATTTTAAGGGGGGTTAGGTACTTTATTGTCGCCGATGTTAACGAAACTCaagcgaatagttgtgaaatatacaaaaatatgcgcgattcacctgccgtctggctgtggagggatgtgtcctctaatcagacactggggctgctgtggggttactggactgacagcctgtgctctgggaggaggagaagctcaCAATagcacctgctgctggttgaggacagtaactgcagaatgagctgagTTTTCCTATTAGAGTCTccaaacggcagaaaaagttgctagatttgtcactagtcgcttttgacaaaaaaaagtcgctaggagctttgaaaagtcgctagatttagtgagaaagtcgctaagttggcaacactggcgccgctctgcatcagctcgttcttcttgtgtgtgtgtgaatgaactgatgacgtcaggccgggcgtcacataaaaactcacaactccatttatatcggttatagttttctcattttatgtggaaattgtgaaatcaagtgggacctgcatatttctcttttttttcgtggaaatgtgagattcttgcgagAATtatgttttgcggggattatgcgacCTTtggggaaataattgacccccgcataatcagcggcattttggtgattaatgcgggaattcatgtgatcgcataatcgcgtttttctggagggtctagttacaCTAGCAGCATCAACAGCTACTTCAAGTGCCAAGGCAAAAGATACactgaaagagaaggaaatggcTGCAAGAAAAGCCCACCAGCAGTAGTTGAAAAGGAAGGCTGTCCAGAGACTTACACAGCTtgctgcaaagagaagaaaactggCAAAATAGGAGTGTTGCAGTGAACTGACTTGTATATAGTGTACATAGTAGTATAGAACTCTTatagatttgtgaaatattttgaactGAAGATAGTGAGAAAAGACTGAAGAACATCTAAGTTtacttttcattaaatttgctgacttaaacaagtccggtgtatgttttcttttattcccctacattttttttcaagtttaa includes these proteins:
- the LOC127532720 gene encoding espin-like, which gives rise to MKPSSPPRPPRLSLQSPELQSEFFKEFRNKLRPQRDVCDSGGASPLSSPPSSPLSSPFSPALSSPFSPAPSPSSSSSSSPSSTISPARLSLSSPELLSELRESRTRPLKHVPAHKGMTTVFSGRGRGRAQNSNSTPNSKPANQKTSR